Genomic DNA from Paenibacillus sp. KS-LC4:
GAACCTGTTGATCTGTTAATCCCTGAGTCTTGCAAATGTCAATGTACCACTGTACAACGCGACCCTTGTCATCAAACATCGTCGTCACAACGAAATGCTCGCCACGAGGAAAATGCTGCATCCACAAATAGCCGCGATCGGCCAGACACAGCCGATGTCCGTTATACTCTTTCCAAAGCGGCTCACGCAATTCGTGAATGCGGTAAAAGGTTACCAAGCCACGGAACTCATCATTGTCCAGCGTGATGCAAGAGTAGCTCTTGCGCAAAATGCGACGCCAGTTCGCACGGTCAGAAAATTTTCGTTTCATACGGAACGTACCTTTCCGTTGAGATAAGCCTTGAAGCAACGGCTTTCGATGGTAAAGGATAGCTTTGTAAAAAGCTTACCATAACCAGCCGCGCATCTCCACCCGACTTGAAAAATAAACCAAGCTCTGCTTTTCCCAAATTGCAAAATCGCCGCCCCGGTGACGGGACGGCGAGAGCAGAGCTATTTTTCCTCGATGATTACATTTTGAATAATAATATCTTCAAGCGGCTCATTATTGTCAACAGGCGTCTTGGCTATATCAGTCACCGTATCCATGCCGCTCACAACTTTGCCGAAAATAGAATAGTTGGGATTCTGATTCAAATTCTCAGAGCCGGAGCCTGTGCAAATGAAAAATTGGCTGCCGCCTGTATTCGGCTTGCCAGCATTGGCCATTGCAACAATACCAGGCTCATATTTAATTTCTGTGTCCAGCTCGTCGGGAATCGAATAGCCCGGTGTCCCAACGCCATTGCCTTGCGGATCACCGCCCTGAATCATAAATGATTCAATAATGCGATGAAACGTCAAACCGTCATAGAATCCATGACGCGCTAGAAAAACAAAGTTATTTACCGTTATAGGCGCTTCATTAGCGTAAAGCTTCACAGTAAAATTCCCTTTATTCGTTGTAAATACGGCGGTATACGATTTATTGAGATCCAGCTCCATCTCCGGCATGCGCTCCCAGCGCATCACCTTCTCGGCATTGCCTGCTTCCCCCGCTGTTCCTTGACTGGTCAAGCTCCCTTTCGCTCCACAGCCGGCAAGCAAAGTCATGATGAGGAGTGCCATTAGAAAAGCGCTGCATACCGTCCCCTGTTTCCTGCTCATTCCTGTAACCAGCTCCTTACGTATTGCCGCTTGCTACCCGGCTTCGTTAGTCGTTCCATCCCCTTGGGCGGGATCCGGCGTCGCGTTCGCCGGATGGTCCTCGCCACCTGCATTGCCGCCATTTTGCAACCCTTCCTCTACCGGAGGGCTAGCAAGGTTATCCGTTGGCTCGGGACTTACTGTCCCTGGGTCAATGGTTTCAACCGGCGGCGTCTGTGTGCCAGGCGTCGGGGTTGGCGTCATGCCGCTGTCAGGACTGAAGGAAGGCAATTCAATACCACCTTCATCTGGATCTATGGAATCCATCGGAACGTCTGGAACATCAATAACCGTTTCTGGAATTTGTACGGTTATCGTCTCGGATTGCTTGCTGGTCAGATTATTCTCGGCATCTATCGCAACAACATAATAGTCATACGTCATGCCTGGTGCAACCGACATATCATCAACCGATGTTCCAGCAGAATCAACAAACAAGCTGAAATCCGCCTGATCCATCGCTTTGCGATAAACCTTATACGAAATGCTGCTGCTTGCTGCACCTTGCCAGGACAGAGCAACTTTCATTTGCTCTGGAACAAACACCGCATTAAAGTTCGTTACGGCACCTACATCTTTAACCGGCTCTTTCACGCCCTCTGGCTTCTTAAAGCTGGACTTCGGTATGTCTGCCATCGCCTGCTTCATTACCTTGGAGAACATGGCAGCCGACTGGGCACTGCTCTTCTTGAGCACGTGCTGCTCATCCGTTCGATCGTACCCCATCCATACAGCGGCAGTCCACTCCGGCGTGTAGCCTACAAACCAAGCGTCACGGTTTGCGCTGGAGTTAAAGCCTGGAATACCATGCTGAGTCGTACCCGTCTTGCCGGCGACGGGGCGATCTATGGCCGCACCTGTTCCTGTACCTCCAGATTGGACAACCGTCTGCAGCATTTCCGTCATATACCAAGCGCTATCCGGATTCATAACTTGCTCAGCTGACGGCGCTTTGTACGTATAGACAGCCGTATTGCTGCTCGTCGTAATTTCTCTAATCGTATGGGAATCAACGGTTTGGCCGTTATTGGCAAAAGCACTGTAAGCTGTCGCCATTTGCAGCGGTGTAACACCTTCCGTCAATCCGCCAAGCGCAATCGCAAGATTGCGATCCTGGTCGCTCAGTTTAAAACCAAGCTTTGTCGCAAATTTCACGCCATTGCTAACGCCAATTTCATTCAGCGTCCATACGGCAGGCAAGTTGCGGGAATGCTTAACCGCATCCTGCATCGTAATCGGCGTTGCGCCTCTTGAATCTTTAGGGCAATAATTGCCGAAGCAGGTTTTATCATTTTTCAGAACGGTCCATGGAAAATATTGACCGGTTTCCAGTGCAGGACCGTAAGATGTAATCGGCTTGAACGCTGATCCCGGCTGCCGCGGTAATTCCACGCGGTTCAAGCCTTTGCGTTCATAATCACGGCCGCCAGCAATAGCCTGGATAGCCCCATCCCGATGGTCGATAATGACCATTGCTCCCTGAACCTTCTTGTCGTCAACGCTTTCCTCAAAATTGGAATCGTCGGCAAATTCTTTTTCAACAACTGTTTGCGCTGTTGGATTGAGCGTCGTATAGATCCGATAACCGCCGATGCGCAGATCCGTTTCGGTCATATCCGGCATCACTCTCAATGCTTCTTCTACTGCATAGTCAACAAACGCTTTGTAAGGCTCATCCTTGCTTTGTTCTACTGAAGGAGGCGTCACATAATCAACTGCCTTCGCCTCATCCATTTCGTCCTTCGTAATGTAGCCCTGATCATACATCAACTGAAGCACAACTCCGCGGCGCACCTTGGAGCCTTCTGGATCATTAACCGGATTGTAGCGGCTTGGCGCTTTTGGCATTCCGGCAAGTGTAGCCATTTGCCATAGCTTCAAGTCCTTCAGCTCGCTGTTGAAATAATATTTTGCAGCTCCTTTGACACCGTAAACCCCTTTGCCAAAGTAAATCCGATTTAAATAAAGCGTCAATATTTCTTCCTTCGTCTTGTTGTTTTCCAAGGCAACGGCAATAGATGCTTCCGTCGCTTTCCGGAACAACGTTTTATCCGAGGATAAAAACATATTTTTAGCTAGCTGCTGGGTAATTGTACTTCCGCCCTCAACCGCACTGCGAGCGATAACGTCCTTGACGAGCGCTCGTCCAATGGCGAAAAAGTCGATGCCGGAATGCTCGTAAAAACGCTGATCCTCCGTCGCCACAAGGGCATTCATCATTTCCTTTGGAATTTCATCGTATTCGGCAATTTCACGATTTTCTCCTGCTGTTGACAATCGTGAAATTTCATCTCCGTTCGCATCATAGACGATGGATGCTTCGCCCATAACCATCATATCGGCTCTTTCCTTAAGCATTCGCTCCCCGTTCAAAATAATGAGCGAATACCCGATGATACCGCACACGATAGCAATAACTACAGTGAAAAATAACAGGAAAAACCACGTTTTCCCCGACATTCTTCTTTTTTTCTTAGGCTTTGTTTTCTTCTCAGGTTGTGTTCTTTGCCTGCGATCAGCCATTGCGACTCCCCTCCTGCGCTTCTTCCTAGAAGCTGTCTGTCTTCTTATTTATACCCCCGGAATGAAAAGGACAACCCCTGTTAAAGCGGGCTGCCCTTTCCTTCCGCTATCTAGTTAAACGCAGATCGCTATTAGAAAGTTTCACTAATGGCGTGCGCCTTACGAGTCAGAGCTGCTGTTGTCCTGCATGAGAGATACATTTCGCTGCGGAGTAAACGTCGAAATGGCATGCTTGTACACCATTTGTTGACGGCCTTCGCTGTCAATAATAATGGTGAAGTTGTCAAATGCTTTAATAACGCCCCGGATTTGGAACCCGTTCATCAGGAAGACTGTAACAGGAATGTTATCTTTACGCAATTGGTTCAAGAACGTATCTTGAATGTTGATGGATTTGTTCATTGGACGTTACCTCCGTCTACTAATGATTGATTAGAAGTATATTCAAGATGGACTTGAAACTTTCCTGCTATTATACCATGAATCCGTTGTAAATTGTTGTGAAAATTTTCCCCCATATCGATCCATTCGATATCCTTCATGTGACGAAACCATGACAATTGGCGTTTGGCAAAGCGCCGAGTGTCCCGTTTCAGCAAAGTTACCGCAGCCTCAAGCGTACAATCTCCCCGTAAAAAGGACGCCATTTCCTTATAGCCTAGTCCCTGCATAGCTACTGCATGAGGCGGAACGCCACGCGAGAGCAGCGCCTTCACTTCCTCGACCAGCCCCTGCTCCAGCATTTGGTCAATTCTCCGCTCAATCCGGCGGTACAGCTCCGCACGCTCCATCGTCAGCCCGATGA
This window encodes:
- a CDS encoding DUF402 domain-containing protein, yielding MKRKFSDRANWRRILRKSYSCITLDNDEFRGLVTFYRIHELREPLWKEYNGHRLCLADRGYLWMQHFPRGEHFVVTTMFDDKGRVVQWYIDICKTQGLTDQQVPWFDDLFLDVVVLPSGEVYLLDEDELEDALRQGDVTGKEAAMARKTAGRLLSNIRNGRFRYFTLSLKHRKSLAEKTGELSES
- a CDS encoding peptidylprolyl isomerase, translated to MSRKQGTVCSAFLMALLIMTLLAGCGAKGSLTSQGTAGEAGNAEKVMRWERMPEMELDLNKSYTAVFTTNKGNFTVKLYANEAPITVNNFVFLARHGFYDGLTFHRIIESFMIQGGDPQGNGVGTPGYSIPDELDTEIKYEPGIVAMANAGKPNTGGSQFFICTGSGSENLNQNPNYSIFGKVVSGMDTVTDIAKTPVDNNEPLEDIIIQNVIIEEK
- a CDS encoding PBP1A family penicillin-binding protein, which gives rise to MADRRQRTQPEKKTKPKKKRRMSGKTWFFLLFFTVVIAIVCGIIGYSLIILNGERMLKERADMMVMGEASIVYDANGDEISRLSTAGENREIAEYDEIPKEMMNALVATEDQRFYEHSGIDFFAIGRALVKDVIARSAVEGGSTITQQLAKNMFLSSDKTLFRKATEASIAVALENNKTKEEILTLYLNRIYFGKGVYGVKGAAKYYFNSELKDLKLWQMATLAGMPKAPSRYNPVNDPEGSKVRRGVVLQLMYDQGYITKDEMDEAKAVDYVTPPSVEQSKDEPYKAFVDYAVEEALRVMPDMTETDLRIGGYRIYTTLNPTAQTVVEKEFADDSNFEESVDDKKVQGAMVIIDHRDGAIQAIAGGRDYERKGLNRVELPRQPGSAFKPITSYGPALETGQYFPWTVLKNDKTCFGNYCPKDSRGATPITMQDAVKHSRNLPAVWTLNEIGVSNGVKFATKLGFKLSDQDRNLAIALGGLTEGVTPLQMATAYSAFANNGQTVDSHTIREITTSSNTAVYTYKAPSAEQVMNPDSAWYMTEMLQTVVQSGGTGTGAAIDRPVAGKTGTTQHGIPGFNSSANRDAWFVGYTPEWTAAVWMGYDRTDEQHVLKKSSAQSAAMFSKVMKQAMADIPKSSFKKPEGVKEPVKDVGAVTNFNAVFVPEQMKVALSWQGAASSSISYKVYRKAMDQADFSLFVDSAGTSVDDMSVAPGMTYDYYVVAIDAENNLTSKQSETITVQIPETVIDVPDVPMDSIDPDEGGIELPSFSPDSGMTPTPTPGTQTPPVETIDPGTVSPEPTDNLASPPVEEGLQNGGNAGGEDHPANATPDPAQGDGTTNEAG
- the hfq gene encoding RNA chaperone Hfq, with the protein product MNKSINIQDTFLNQLRKDNIPVTVFLMNGFQIRGVIKAFDNFTIIIDSEGRQQMVYKHAISTFTPQRNVSLMQDNSSSDS